A section of the Bradyrhizobium oligotrophicum S58 genome encodes:
- a CDS encoding PAS-domain containing protein — translation MRELLRGFAKSLPSFSLNDKISAAAAAFAALVLLSTVVSLTAFREQRALYGRLEALSAASRNIERINGLIYAVVMESRGIYMSADRTTARRYADSQLAKLQQLTKIADEWQNQITPDDGARFAQAKQRLDQFIAFRTDMARQTISVGSTAARELGDNDENRAARTALNDELDQVSRAYAEWMSELDQLADARGAAYFFLGTLGAVKIMLLATAVLALRHGVLRPLLDIAKVTDRITAGRIKLRIPHSKRQDEIGRVARAVEAFQNGVFRIQELEQHEIEFERQHADILREHVRLEQGALSTQQRLDAAIASMAQGLIMLDSFCYVLMVNDQYRALYNLPASIARPGAHARDILAHRAKMGLLREKPSEYLAALRQRMKEGRPSTVEVDLGDGRVIRVCERPVQGGGWMATHEDFTAQRRNERILARAEYFLAALLENIPQAVVAKDAESLRYVFVNRATEVLFGLPRSEIIGRAARDLFPEPTCTLIENFDRQLLSDETDQTPKSHSVEMPGNRIREVVVRRLRVSIGEGEPKFLLNIIEDRTADQRAAA, via the coding sequence ATGCGGGAGTTGTTGCGCGGGTTCGCGAAGTCGCTGCCGTCGTTCAGCCTGAACGACAAGATCTCGGCCGCGGCTGCCGCGTTTGCCGCCCTCGTGCTGCTGTCGACCGTGGTGTCGCTCACGGCCTTTCGCGAGCAGCGCGCGCTCTACGGTCGGCTCGAAGCCCTCTCCGCCGCCTCCCGCAACATCGAGCGCATCAATGGGCTGATCTATGCCGTCGTGATGGAATCGCGCGGCATCTATATGTCAGCGGACCGGACGACGGCGCGGCGCTACGCCGATTCGCAGCTCGCCAAGCTGCAACAGCTGACCAAAATCGCCGACGAATGGCAGAACCAGATCACCCCTGACGACGGGGCCCGGTTTGCCCAGGCCAAGCAGCGCCTCGACCAGTTCATCGCGTTCCGCACCGACATGGCGCGCCAGACCATCTCGGTCGGCTCGACCGCGGCGCGCGAGCTCGGCGACAATGACGAGAATCGCGCGGCGCGAACCGCCCTCAACGACGAGCTCGATCAGGTGTCGCGCGCCTATGCCGAGTGGATGAGCGAGCTGGACCAACTCGCCGACGCCCGCGGCGCGGCCTACTTCTTTCTCGGCACGCTCGGCGCAGTCAAGATCATGCTGCTCGCGACGGCGGTGCTGGCGCTCCGCCACGGTGTGCTGCGGCCGCTTCTCGATATCGCAAAGGTCACCGACCGGATCACCGCCGGCCGCATCAAGCTGCGGATCCCGCATTCGAAGCGCCAGGACGAGATCGGGCGCGTGGCGCGGGCGGTCGAGGCCTTCCAAAACGGCGTGTTCCGCATCCAGGAGCTCGAGCAGCACGAAATCGAATTCGAGCGCCAGCACGCCGATATCCTGCGCGAGCACGTGCGGCTGGAGCAGGGCGCGTTGAGCACCCAGCAGCGCCTTGATGCTGCGATCGCCAGCATGGCGCAGGGTCTGATCATGCTGGACAGCTTCTGCTACGTGCTGATGGTCAACGATCAGTATCGCGCGCTCTATAACCTGCCGGCCTCGATCGCCCGGCCCGGTGCCCATGCGCGCGACATCCTCGCGCATCGTGCCAAGATGGGCCTGCTGCGCGAGAAGCCGTCCGAATATCTTGCCGCGCTCAGGCAGCGCATGAAGGAGGGTCGGCCGTCCACCGTCGAGGTCGATCTCGGTGATGGACGCGTCATCCGGGTGTGCGAACGTCCCGTACAGGGCGGTGGCTGGATGGCGACGCACGAGGACTTCACGGCGCAGCGTCGCAACGAGCGAATCCTGGCGCGCGCTGAATACTTCCTCGCGGCGCTGCTGGAGAACATTCCCCAGGCGGTGGTGGCAAAGGATGCCGAGTCGCTGCGCTATGTGTTCGTCAATCGCGCCACCGAAGTCCTGTTCGGCCTGCCGCGGTCCGAGATCATCGGCCGCGCCGCGCGCGACTTGTTTCCGGAGCCGACATGCACGCTGATCGAGAACTTCGATCGCCAGCTGCTTAGCGACGAGACCGATCAAACTCCGAAGTCGCACAGTGTCGAGATGCCCGGCAACCGAATCCGTGAGGTGGTGGTGCGCAGACTGCGGGTCTCGATCGGCGAGGGCGAACCGAAGTTTCTGCTCAACATCATCGAGGATCGCACGGCAGATCAGCGCGCTGCGGCATGA
- a CDS encoding AprI/Inh family metalloprotease inhibitor encodes MIGQWELATTERSKTCVVTLKPDAAPRGQKLELEPSCAAALPFTKDIAGWNVKGLDIVSLQAANGEAVIDFTEVEAGIFEGLRQGEGVYILQNLAAARSLAKSMDQMIGDWAMVRGNGATICSLVLTNNDAGNDNFQVFVKPKCDATIAAFAPTMWRLEHGQMMLMSARGETWRFEADDNAQWRLVPDSANPLIMLRQ; translated from the coding sequence ATGATCGGGCAGTGGGAGCTCGCGACCACCGAGCGCAGCAAGACCTGCGTCGTGACCTTGAAGCCGGACGCCGCGCCGCGTGGGCAGAAGCTCGAACTGGAGCCGAGCTGTGCCGCGGCGCTGCCCTTCACCAAGGACATCGCGGGCTGGAACGTGAAGGGCCTCGACATCGTCAGCCTCCAGGCCGCCAATGGCGAGGCGGTGATCGACTTCACCGAGGTCGAGGCCGGCATCTTCGAAGGCCTGCGCCAGGGCGAGGGCGTCTACATCCTGCAGAACCTGGCGGCGGCGCGATCGCTGGCCAAGTCGATGGACCAGATGATCGGCGACTGGGCCATGGTCCGCGGCAACGGCGCCACGATCTGCAGCCTGGTGCTGACCAACAACGACGCCGGCAATGACAACTTCCAGGTGTTCGTGAAGCCGAAATGCGATGCCACGATCGCGGCCTTCGCGCCGACGATGTGGCGGCTCGAGCACGGCCAGATGATGCTGATGTCGGCCCGCGGCGAGACCTGGCGCTTCGAGGCCGACGACAATGCGCAATGGCGGCTGGTGCCGGACAGCGCCAACCCGCTGATCATGCTCCGGCAGTGA
- a CDS encoding 2-hydroxyacid dehydrogenase produces the protein MAATSSDKIDVLVYGPLRPILEKGFPDSFNVHHATTQADLEALPADVKGRIRGIAVTFHTVKTDAAVMAMLPKLEMIASFGVGYDHIAASHAGQHGIIVTNTPDVLTEEVADVALGLLIATCREFIKADRFVRSGEWSEKPYPLSVGSLRDRTVGMVGMGRIGQAIARRLEASLVPVVYHSRNPAAGVANRHYPDLLQMAKDVDTLVVIVPGGAGTNRIVNAEVLKALGPRGVVVNVARGSVIDEQALVEALKSGTILGAGLDVFEKEPAVPDELKAMDNVVLLPHIGSAAIVTRNAMDQLVVDNLKVWFAGKPPLTPVPETPVKGR, from the coding sequence ATGGCGGCGACTTCGTCCGACAAGATCGATGTTCTGGTCTATGGGCCGCTGCGGCCGATCCTGGAGAAAGGGTTCCCGGACAGCTTCAACGTGCACCATGCGACGACGCAGGCCGATCTCGAAGCGCTGCCGGCGGACGTGAAGGGTCGCATCCGCGGCATCGCCGTGACCTTCCACACCGTCAAGACCGATGCCGCCGTGATGGCGATGCTGCCGAAGCTGGAGATGATCGCAAGCTTCGGCGTCGGTTATGACCACATCGCGGCCAGCCACGCCGGCCAGCACGGCATCATCGTCACCAACACGCCGGACGTGCTCACCGAGGAGGTCGCCGACGTCGCGCTCGGCCTCCTGATCGCGACCTGCCGCGAGTTCATCAAGGCCGATCGCTTCGTTCGTTCGGGCGAGTGGAGCGAGAAGCCCTATCCGCTCAGCGTCGGCTCGCTGCGCGACCGCACCGTCGGCATGGTCGGCATGGGCCGCATCGGCCAGGCGATCGCACGCCGGCTCGAAGCGTCGCTTGTTCCGGTGGTCTATCACTCGCGCAACCCTGCCGCCGGCGTCGCCAACAGGCATTATCCCGACCTGCTGCAGATGGCCAAGGACGTCGACACGCTGGTCGTCATCGTGCCCGGCGGCGCCGGCACCAACAGAATCGTCAACGCCGAGGTGCTGAAGGCGCTCGGACCGCGCGGCGTCGTCGTCAACGTTGCCCGCGGCTCGGTGATCGACGAACAGGCTTTGGTCGAAGCGCTGAAGTCCGGCACCATTCTCGGCGCCGGCCTCGACGTGTTCGAGAAGGAGCCGGCGGTGCCCGACGAGCTCAAGGCGATGGATAACGTCGTGCTGCTGCCACACATCGGCTCGGCTGCCATCGTAACCCGCAACGCGATGGATCAGCTGGTGGTCGACAACCTCAAGGTCTGGTTTGCCGGGAAGCCGCCGCTGACGCCCGTTCCGGAAACGCCGGTGAAAGGCCGCTGA
- a CDS encoding ABC transporter permease, whose protein sequence is MQGRESSVSGARLASLAFPAIVFVAAMTAWELVVRLNGIQPYVLPGPLLVLKTLVADWDILAQSLLTTLITTFEGFIAAALGGIALALLFNQSRWLEWALFPYAVVLQVTPVIAIAPMLLIYLPQQTAVVVCAWIVGFFPVLSNTALGLNSVDRNLAGLFQLYGASRWQTLRYLKLPAALPYILGGLRIAGGLSLIGAVVAEIAAGSAGAGSGLAYRIAESGYRLNIPRMFAALVLLSVAGIVIYGLLALVSHLVLRRWHESALGKDN, encoded by the coding sequence ATGCAGGGTCGAGAATCGTCCGTCTCGGGCGCGCGGCTCGCGAGCCTCGCCTTTCCCGCGATCGTGTTCGTCGCTGCGATGACGGCGTGGGAGCTGGTGGTGCGCCTCAACGGCATCCAGCCCTATGTGCTGCCCGGGCCGCTGCTGGTGCTGAAGACGCTGGTTGCCGATTGGGACATTCTCGCGCAATCGCTGCTGACGACCCTGATCACGACATTCGAAGGCTTCATCGCCGCAGCGCTCGGCGGCATCGCGCTGGCGCTGTTGTTCAACCAGTCGCGATGGCTGGAATGGGCGTTGTTTCCCTATGCCGTGGTGCTGCAGGTCACGCCTGTCATCGCGATCGCGCCGATGCTCCTGATCTATCTGCCGCAGCAGACGGCGGTGGTCGTGTGCGCCTGGATCGTCGGCTTCTTCCCGGTGCTGTCCAACACCGCGCTCGGCCTCAACTCGGTCGATCGCAATCTCGCCGGGCTGTTCCAGCTCTATGGCGCCTCGCGCTGGCAGACCTTGCGCTATCTGAAGCTGCCGGCAGCGCTGCCCTACATTCTTGGCGGCCTGCGCATCGCAGGCGGCCTATCGCTGATCGGTGCCGTCGTTGCCGAGATCGCGGCGGGCAGTGCCGGCGCCGGATCGGGTCTCGCCTATCGCATCGCGGAATCCGGCTATCGACTCAACATACCCCGCATGTTCGCAGCGCTGGTGCTGCTGTCGGTCGCCGGGATTGTCATCTATGGTTTGCTGGCGCTAGTTTCGCACCTCGTTTTACGGCGCTGGCATGAGAGCGCGCTTGGAAAGGATAACTGA
- a CDS encoding ABC transporter ATP-binding protein produces the protein MSSSPSSETVTDIAVRLRGVTKVYESGVAALGPIDLAIAKGEFVSLLGPSGCGKSTALRLIAGLVAPSAGTVDVAASSEAHPGDRVGFVFQEPTLMPWTSVRDNVGLPLKLARVPASQARPRIDAALEQVGLADFADAFPRELSGGMKMRASLARALVTHPGILLMDEPFAALDEITRFRLNNDLLELWRRLNMTVVFVTHSVFESVYLSQRVLVMTARPGRLSAEIRIDTDQRDDAFRASPVYADCCRRVSDALAPAYTGVHAL, from the coding sequence ATGAGCTCGTCCCCTTCATCCGAGACCGTGACCGACATTGCGGTGCGCCTGCGCGGCGTCACCAAGGTGTATGAGTCCGGCGTCGCGGCGCTCGGGCCGATCGATCTCGCGATCGCCAAGGGCGAGTTCGTGTCGCTGCTCGGCCCCTCCGGCTGCGGCAAATCGACCGCGCTGCGCCTGATTGCGGGCCTGGTGGCGCCAAGCGCCGGGACGGTCGATGTCGCCGCCTCGTCAGAGGCGCATCCCGGCGATCGCGTCGGCTTCGTGTTCCAGGAGCCGACCCTGATGCCCTGGACCAGCGTGCGCGACAATGTCGGCCTGCCGTTGAAGCTCGCGCGGGTGCCGGCCAGCCAGGCGCGTCCGAGGATCGATGCGGCGCTCGAGCAGGTCGGCCTCGCTGATTTTGCCGACGCCTTTCCGCGCGAATTATCCGGCGGCATGAAGATGCGCGCCTCGCTGGCGCGCGCGCTCGTCACGCACCCCGGCATCCTGCTGATGGACGAGCCGTTCGCAGCGCTCGACGAGATCACGCGCTTCCGCCTCAACAATGATCTGCTGGAGCTGTGGCGCAGGCTGAACATGACGGTCGTGTTCGTCACCCATTCGGTGTTCGAGTCGGTCTATCTGTCGCAGCGCGTGCTGGTGATGACGGCGCGGCCCGGCCGGCTCAGCGCCGAGATCAGGATCGACACCGACCAGCGCGATGATGCGTTTCGTGCCTCGCCGGTCTATGCCGATTGCTGCCGCCGTGTCTCGGATGCGCTGGCACCGGCCTATACCGGAGTGCATGCGCTGTGA
- a CDS encoding ABC transporter substrate-binding protein: MAQALLSRTLMAALLVAAGMVSAATAQTLDKVSFGTNWVAEAEHGGFFQAVADGTYKRYGLDVTIVPGGPNENNRMLLISGKLEFFMAANTLMSFDAVANNVPVVSIAAMFQKDPQVFLTHPESRITKLEELKPLTLFVSKEGISSYYQWLKSEYGFSEKNVRPYTFNPQPFIATAQSAMQGYVTSEPFAVERAAGFKPGVILLADNGFNTYSTLIETRRDLIESKPDLVQRFVDASIIGWYTYIYGNNSAGNALIKKMNPEMTDDLLAYSVAKMKEYGIVDSGDSVDKGIGAMTDERVTSFFDKMVRAGVVKPTIDYRKSYTLRFVNKGVGVDLRPKQ, translated from the coding sequence ATGGCGCAGGCGCTTCTGTCGCGAACGTTAATGGCGGCGCTGCTGGTCGCGGCTGGGATGGTCTCGGCGGCCACGGCCCAGACCCTGGACAAGGTGTCGTTCGGCACCAACTGGGTCGCGGAGGCCGAGCATGGCGGCTTCTTCCAGGCGGTCGCCGACGGCACCTACAAGCGCTACGGGCTGGACGTGACGATCGTGCCGGGCGGTCCCAACGAGAACAACCGCATGCTGCTGATCTCCGGCAAGCTCGAGTTCTTCATGGCGGCGAACACGCTGATGTCGTTCGATGCGGTCGCCAACAACGTGCCGGTGGTGTCGATCGCGGCGATGTTCCAGAAGGACCCGCAGGTGTTCCTGACGCATCCGGAGTCCAGGATCACCAAGCTTGAAGAGCTGAAGCCGCTCACCCTGTTCGTCTCCAAGGAAGGCATCTCCAGCTACTATCAATGGCTGAAATCGGAATACGGCTTCTCCGAGAAGAACGTCCGGCCCTACACCTTCAATCCGCAACCTTTCATCGCCACCGCGCAGAGCGCGATGCAGGGCTACGTCACGTCGGAGCCGTTCGCAGTCGAGCGCGCCGCCGGTTTCAAGCCCGGCGTGATCCTGCTCGCGGACAACGGCTTCAACACCTATTCGACGCTGATCGAGACGCGGCGCGACCTGATCGAGAGCAAGCCGGACCTGGTGCAGCGCTTCGTCGATGCCTCGATCATCGGCTGGTACACCTACATCTACGGCAACAATTCCGCCGGCAATGCGCTGATCAAGAAGATGAACCCGGAGATGACCGACGACCTGCTGGCCTATTCGGTCGCCAAGATGAAGGAGTACGGCATCGTCGATTCCGGCGACAGCGTCGACAAGGGCATCGGCGCCATGACCGACGAGCGCGTCACCAGCTTCTTCGACAAGATGGTGCGCGCCGGCGTGGTCAAGCCGACGATCGACTATCGCAAGTCCTACACGCTGCGCTTCGTCAACAAGGGCGTCGGCGTCGATCTCAGGCCGAAGCAATAG
- a CDS encoding creatininase family protein: MARAMTLPPRDWTELYWPALGTSDATSWIAVLPLAATEQHGPHLPLGTDVYIAEAYLARVRALLPPALPVTVLPVQPIGISTEHVDYPGTLTLPTSVALKSWRAIGDSVARAGIRKLVIVTSHGGNSAAMTLVAQDLRAAHRMLVVTTSWSRFGTPNGLFSADELRHGIHGGAVETSIMQACHPALVRSDAIANFASSGAAMEANNRVLSTQRPAPMAWQTQDLNPSGAVGDATQASAEKGERVLDHGARAFCALLEDIDNFDVNTLGAGPLAGR; encoded by the coding sequence ATGGCCCGCGCGATGACCCTGCCGCCCCGCGACTGGACCGAGCTGTACTGGCCCGCTTTGGGAACGTCTGACGCCACCAGCTGGATCGCGGTGCTGCCGCTCGCCGCGACCGAGCAGCACGGGCCGCATCTGCCGCTCGGCACCGACGTCTACATCGCGGAGGCCTATCTCGCCCGCGTCCGCGCGCTGCTGCCGCCGGCACTGCCGGTGACGGTCCTGCCGGTGCAGCCGATCGGAATCTCGACCGAGCATGTCGATTATCCGGGCACGCTGACCTTGCCGACCAGCGTTGCCTTGAAGAGCTGGCGCGCGATCGGCGACAGCGTCGCCCGCGCCGGGATCAGGAAGCTCGTCATCGTCACCAGCCACGGCGGCAACAGCGCCGCGATGACGCTGGTGGCGCAGGACCTGCGCGCGGCCCATCGCATGCTGGTGGTGACGACGTCCTGGTCGCGCTTCGGCACGCCCAATGGCCTGTTCTCAGCGGACGAGCTGCGCCACGGCATCCATGGCGGCGCCGTCGAAACCTCGATCATGCAGGCCTGCCATCCGGCGCTGGTGCGCAGCGACGCGATCGCGAATTTCGCATCGTCAGGCGCGGCGATGGAAGCCAACAACCGCGTGCTGTCGACGCAGCGGCCGGCACCGATGGCCTGGCAGACGCAGGATCTCAATCCCAGCGGCGCGGTCGGCGATGCCACCCAGGCCTCGGCCGAGAAGGGCGAGCGCGTGCTCGACCACGGCGCGCGCGCCTTCTGTGCGCTGCTCGAGGATATCGATAACTTCGACGTGAACACACTCGGCGCAGGCCCTCTCGCGGGCCGCTAG